The following DNA comes from Polycladomyces subterraneus.
CCCGCTCGCCGATAAAGCAGATTCCTGTGCTATCTTTCTTTTTGGCGGTGGCCAACCCAGCCTCTTCGGCGATGCGTCGAACTTCTGGTTTGGTCAGGTGTCCGATGGGGAACAGCGTACGTGCCAGCTGTTCCTTGCCGACCATATAAAGGAAATACGTTTGATCCTTATTGGGATCAGCCCCGCGCAGCAGTTGAATCTCTCCATTCGTTCGGCGTATTTGGGCATAATGACCGGTGGCGATGTAATCAGCTCCTAATTGCAGGGCTTTCTCCATGAATTCGCCGAATTTGATTTCCTTGTTGCACATGACGTCCGGGTTGGGCGTACGGCCTTTGCGGTATTCATCGAGAAAGTAAGCGAATACTTTGTCCCGGTATTCCTTTTCAAAGTTGACCGAGTAATACGGGATACCAATTTGGGCGCAAACCCTTCGGACATCTTCAAAGTCTTCCGTTGCGGTGCAATTTCCGAACTCGTCGGTGTCATCCCAGTTTTTCATGAACAAACCGATGACGTCATATCCTTGTTGCTTCAACAGGAGTGCGGAAACCGATGAATCGACGCCGCCGGACAAGCCGACGACGACACGCGTTTTTTTACTCATATGCTCAAGTCCCCTTTCGTCGTGAATTGCCGGATCAAGGGGGAACGCAGTTCGCTTGTTCCTTCCTATCTTCTCCATTATAATCAAAACCAAGTGATGGACATAGTATACCAAATGGAATGTCGCATCCCACTTATTTAAAGTTAGTATATCACAGATGTCAAGGGTGAAAAGTAAGGGATTATGACGGATACTACTATAGGCAAAAGAAAACTGACACCTGCTCAAATTTTGGTGATTGGGTTCGCCGTAACTATCCTGATCGGTGCCTTGTTGCTTACTTTGCCCATCTCAACGGAAAACGGTCAGCCGCTTCAGTTTGTCGATGCGCTTTTTACGTCTACCTCTGACGTTTGTGTGACGGGTTAGGTTGTTCGCGATACGGCGACGACCTTCAGCACATTTGGGGAATTGGTCATTCAGGTAGGCGGACTGGGATTCATGACATTCGCTACTTTTTTGGCGGTCTTACTGGGGGAGAGAATTGGAGTAAAAGAACGGTTGGTTTTGCAGGAAGCATTTAATCAGTTGAAAATGGCAGGCGTCGTCAAGTTGGTTTTGTATGTCGTTCTCATCACCTTCACGATCGAAGGGCTGGGAATGGTCGCATTGGCCTTTCAATGGGTTCCGCAATTCGGATGAGAAAAGGGCATATACTATTCTTTTTTTCACGCGGTTTCTGCTTTCAACAATGCGGGCTTCGACTTGTTCGGTGATGTGTACGGGAAATTTTCCGGGTTGACGCATTATGCCGAATCACCGATTGTTAGCTTGACCATTTCTACTTTGATCATTCTCGGAGGGATCGGTTTCATCGTCATCGTGGAGCTTCTGCAATACCCCCGAACCAAACGGTTGAGTCTACATACCAAGCTGGTCTTGTCCGTCACGGCAATTCTGATTGTGGTCGGTACACTGTTGATCATGCTGGTGGAATGGATGAACCCCAAAACACTGGGCCCCATGTCGTTTGGTGGTAAAATCTTGGCCGCATACTTCCAATCAGTCACATCGCGGACGGCTGGTTTCAATACGGTGGACATTGCAGGATTGTATCCGACGACACATTTCTGATCGTGATTTTGATGTTCGTCAAGGCTTCACCCAGTTCGACGGGAGGCGGGATCAAAACGACGACATTGGCCGCCATCTTGTTGGCTGTGTGGTCCATGGTACGGGGACATGACGAGGTGGAGTCGTTCCGACGTCGCATCCCCGGTACCCAGGTGTATAAAGCTTTGACGGTTACTGCTGCCGCTATGACGTTGGTGATAGCCGTGACGATGGTGTTGACCATAACGGAAAGTCAACATCTGCAAGGCATCTTTTTGAAGGCACTGTTCGAAACGGTTTCGGCTTTCGGTACGGTAGGTCTGACAATGGGATTAACGCCGTATTTGACGATGGCGGGCAAGTTGCTGATCGCGTTCACGATGTTTGCCGGACGGCTTGGACCGGTGACCATCGCGTTTGCCATCGCCAAACGAAATGAACAGCGCCCGTTCCGATATCCAGAAGAACGGCCGTTGATCGGATAATGAAGGATCAAGTGGTTGGAGGAAGAGCGTGTTCAGCTACCAGGAGGGATGGTTTGGGTACCGATTATGAACGGGGCGGATCATCATGGTGTGAATAGGATGAGGAACGGATGCCGGATCACCAATGGGGGGACCCGAGCATGAGACAAAGCTTGTCAGGGACGGCTATCTTGTTGATCTCATCGATTGTAGGGGTGCTTGCTTGGGGAGTGATATTGATTTTTTCCCCGGATGGGTGGCCAGCAATAATTGAAGCGGCACCCAAGTGGCTGGGTGTATGGTTTGGGTCGGTGACGGTGGGCTTGATTGTGACGGTTCTCAACCTGGCGGTGGCATTACCCGCAGCAAAAGTGTTGTCTCGTGTGGAATGGAAGGGAAAACCGACCATACCAGCCTACTTCCTGTTTGTGATCGTACTTTTGGCTTTCGCTTTGACCATGTTGGGGACGTACAAAGGGCCAGTGGATTTGGTACTGATGGTGTTCATCCCTACCATCCCTATTTCTATCTTTATACTAACCTATGCTTATCAGTCTATCGGGAAAGAAATGGTGGAGCAGGCCAGTACCTTGGGTGCTTCACCGATCCAGGTGTTTTGGACGATTACACTGCCTCTGTTGCGTCCCGTGATCGAAGTGGTTTCTTTGCTGGTTTTTTTTACTGCAGTTGGACAATCCCTATTGATCTGGTGGTTGGAAGGCGGTCGTGCCCTTGGCATTCCCGTTTTGTTTCATGGTTTGCACCGCAAGATCGCTACAGTTTGCTTGTTCCTGTTTGTTGCTTCCGGTACCGCTGCAATCATCTGGATGTGGTGGAGGGAGCGACAACATAACAGCAAACGTTCGCAAGGGGAGGGATGCGGTTGAAAGAAATGCTGAGGTTGGAAAAATGGACCGCATCGCAAAACAGGAAAACAGTGCTGAAGGACATACAGCTATCGGTGCATCAAGGGGAAATTCTCGCCTTGCTCGGCCCGGCTGGCGCAGGAAAAACCATCTTGCTCAAAACTATTGCCGGGCTGCATCCGAATCAGCGAGGTCGCATCTGGTTAAACGGCATGGATATCACGGCACAGTCCGCCCATCGTCGCAATGTAGTGATGGTGTTTCGGGAAGCACTGTTATTTCCTCATATGACAGTGGCAGAAAATGTGGATTATGGGTTGCGTTTTCGGAAATTGCCTCCGGATGAACGGAAAAACATGGTTCACAACGCATTGGCTTGGTTCGGGATGGCGGAGATGTCGAACCGGATGCCATCGGAGCTTACAACTGATCAGCAACGTCGCGTTTCACTTGCACGTGCATTGGTATTGCAACCCGATCTGTTGTTGCTGGACGAACCAATGAGTGATTTAGAACCATGGCTGCGGCAAGATCTGCGGATCCTGCTGAAAGAATTGTTGTACAAGCTGGGAATGACGGTGATTTACTCCACACGGGATCGCGAGGAAGCGGTTCGATTGGCGGATCGAATCGCCATCCTGCATCAAGGTCGTATCCTGCAGGAAGGAACGGCCAGACAGTTGGTCGACAAACCGGTTGCACCGGATGTGGCGAAGTGGATGGGATCAGCCGTTCTCATCCGGGGAGTTTGGCGAAAAAGGGTGTGGGAAACGGATGTCGGCTCTTTCCCCGTTGCCATGTTTCCCCGTTCTTTTCCGGAAGGAACGATTGTCAGCGGTGCGATCTATCCCCGTGACCTTCAGGCGGCAGGCTGGTCACAGCCCATTGGGGAGCGAACGCTGCGATTGGAGGGCAAATGGGTGTTATCTGCAGATACGGGAAGGGAATATCTGCATCACATTCAGTTGGACAATGGTGTCAAAGTGTCTATCTCAAGTCGACGTCCATTGGAACGAACGGAAAGCGGACGGGTCGCCCTGTTGGTGGAAGCGGATTGCATCCCGTTGTTTGCAGATGAGAAACATTTGTTATAATGATAGAAAAACATGATTCTTCCGATGGTATGATTTGTCTTTTATTTCTAAAAAATGTTGTCGTAGTGGAATCATGAGGAATCTGAACCTTGCAATTGAATGGAGGGCGAAGCGTGGGAGAAAAACAGATGATTCCACTGTTCGACGGAGTCGGACACCCAGTGTGGCTGGACCGGGAAGAATTCCGTAAAGAGGTGATTCCCGAACATTTGAATGCTGAATGGAATCATCCGGAGGAATTGTATACGTTTGTGGTGCAGATTTTTCGGGACGGTTTTGTAGAAGAAGCTGACCGTGGCGCCGACCGATTGTTGGAGTTGTACAACCGAGCTGAAGGTGTCCTCCTGTTGAAATCGCTGATTCTTTTGCGCAAGGGGGAAGATGAAGAAGCGGAAACCTTGTTACGTGAATGCATGAAGAAGTACCCGGATCGTGGCCTGGCACACACCTATATGGCCCGTATTTATGATAAACGGGGAGACCGGGAACGCGTGATCGAATCGCTGCGTCGGGGACTGGAGCTGGAACCCAATCAGGAGACGGCGCTATTGTGGTGGGTCGATCTGATGATCGAAGAAGGCGGCAAGAGTAAGGCAATGGACGAACTGAAGCCGTTTGTGGAAAAAGAAGGGGCTTGGTGGCCAAAATTAATCGCGGGCCGTCTCCATTTGGAAGAGGCGGATACCTCGGCAGCCGTTCATTTCTTCAGCAATGTGTTGGAATGGTTTCGATCCGAGCGGGATGAACAGACGCCCCCGTCGTTTGATGAAGAGGTAGCACTGATGACGATCGTCACCATCTTGAGTAAACATGGATGTAAGAATGAATTAATCAAGCTGTGTGATCAGTACTGGCGGGCAGAATACTCCACGCCTTTTGCTGTCTTGGATTATGCGCAGGCGCTGGTCGAAGCAGGACGTGTCCGGGAAGCAGTCGATCGGTTGCAACAAGCTTTCAACTTCGTCCTTCCCGAATATGTGCACTTGGTGGAACGAAAACTGGTGGAACTGAATCAAAAGTTTTCGTTGAAAACATGATGTCCCGACTGAAGGGACAGTCAGTATCATGTGGCCTCCGGTTATTGTCAAACGGAGGCTTTCTTTATATCATGAAAAGAAGGAGTGTGAACGGATGAGCAATCGATGGTATGAACTGATTTACGACGAACGTCTTCGAATTGAACGCCCGGTGTTGCACGTGGCATATGATCAGCTGACTTTGGAGCAACAAGACGAGTTCGAAATGGTTTGTCAACGGGTATGTGCCCAGATTCCCCCGCAAATCAAGCTGCTGGAACAAGCGTATATGGATTGTTATGAGCGCTTGAAACAGACAGACGAGGACGAGGCGTTTTATGAGACGATGGAGAAAATGAATGACATTTCCAGCCGCATATGTGATCTGAATGTTTTGTTTTTGCAAATTGAAGGTAGTTTTTTGGCCAGTCGAGCGCATACCTGACCAAGCAGGATTCTCCGCTTGGTTTTTCTTATGCTTAACGAAAAAAATTAACGTTGACGTAAACGTTAATTTGTCGGTACAATGAATATCAATTGAAGAGGTGACCTGCCATGGCTTGGCTCAAAATTGAAGATGTAGCAAGGAAAACGGGATTAACAAAGCGAGCGATCCGTTATTACGAGGAGATTGGGCTGTTTCAGCCCAGCCAGCGCAGTGGCAGCGGATACCGCCTCTATACGGACGAAGATGTCCAAGAGCTGAAACGCGTGGTGGACATCAAGGAGGTACTGGGATTTTCGTTACAAGAAATCCAGCAGTTTTTGGAGCTGGGCAAACGCATTGAGGCATATCGTCGGGAATACAGCCAAGCCACGGATCCGACGATGAAACGGCAGGATATCAAGGAGATGCGGGAAGCTTTGGAACAGCAATTGGAGATGGTGGAAGCGAAAATGAAGAAGATGGTGGCGTTTCAGCAAGAGGTGCGAAACATGCTGACCCAGCTCCAGCAGATCGAAGAGAGCAATGGAGAGGGAGGGTGAAAAGCGTGGGCTCGACGATACATGATGAACATGAGCGACGGGCGAAGCGCGGTATTTTGACAACCTGTTTGGCGGCATTGTTCGGTTTCATGGGGATCGGGGTGGTGGACCCGATTTTGCCGATCATCTCAAAACAGATCGGCGCGACACACTGGCAGGTGGAAATGCTGTTTACCAGCTATATTTTGATGATGTCGATTATCATGATTCCCAGCGGGATTTTAGCTGCTCGTTGGGGTAGCAAGCGTATTCTGGTATCTGGACTCTTCCTGGTGGCGGTCTTTGCGTCTGCTTGTGCGATGTCATCCACCATCGGACAATTGATGGCATTTCGTGCTGGGTGGGGAATGGGCAATGCGATGTTTTTCGCCACATCCATGTCCATCTTGATTGGGATGGCCGCCAACTTGGATCAAGCCATGGGTTATTATGAGGCCGCTTTGGGCATGGGTATGTCGTGCGGCCCGTTGCTGGGTGGATTGCTCGGTCAGTTTGGGTGGCGTTACCCGTTTATGGCCACCAGTGTCTTGATGCTGTTGGCATTTGTACTGACGCTTCTCCTGGTTCAGGAGCCGGCCGGTCAGAAAATCCGAAGCGCCGGGTTCGGCGACTTTGTTTCCGCCCTTACCTATCGGCCCTTTTTGTTGGTGGGAGTAGCGGCGATGCTGTACTATTACGCCTTTTTCACTGTTTTGGCCTATTCACCTTTGCTGTTGAAACTGGATGCCATCTCTTTGGGGTTGATTTTTTTTGGATGGGGTGTCGGCTTAGGGATCGGTTCCACTAAGTGGGCGCACGGATTGTTGCATCGTCATTCGCCGATGTGGGTGGTCCGGTTAGGAGCCGTACTGATGGCGGTCGTACTACTGTTGGTGCTGATGTCGCCCAACAAAGTGATTACGATCGCGGTGATCGTGTTGTCTGGTTTCGTGTCCGGGCTGAACAACACCGCTTATTCAACACTGGCAATTGAGACGTCCCAAGCCCAACGGAGCATCGCTTCGGGTGCCTACAATTTCATCCGATGGCTGGGTGCCGCCGTGGCACCCGTGGCGGCCGGATTCGCCTCCACGTACTTTCCGACGGCGCCGTATGCGATTGCGTTGTGCTGTATGTTGGTATGTGCAGGCTTGCTGATGTCAGCCAAAAGCACGCAGACACCTGTCGCATCCTGATGAGAATCCGTCTCCATCCCAGGCTCCGCTGTCATTTTCCAGCGGAGCCTGTTTCCCCTACTTTTATGGTAAAATAAACCTTTTTACATTCGCTCATCCTTTACTAAAATAAAGAGGGGCGAATATCAATATAGAAAGGTGGGGGAAGACGAGTCGAAGCCCACTGTTACGGACTCGTCTTTTTACTTTGATATGGTGAATCGGAAAGAACTCAACTTGTTTTCATTGATTGCCATTGTGGTCGGCACGATGGTGGGAGGCGGTGCGTTCAATCTGCCGAGCGACCTGGCCGTCGCTGCCAACAGTGGCCCTGTTCTTATCGGTTGGCTGATCACCGGGGCCGGGATGATCGCGTTGGCTTTGGTGTTGCAGAATTTGGCCATGCGCCGTCCCGATCTGGACGGAGGGATCTACAGTTTTGCCCGGGCAGGATTTGGTGAGTTTTTGGGATTCAACAGTGCATGGGGATACTGGGTGTCAGCGCTGTTGGGCAATGTGGCTTATGCTACCTTGCTGTTCGGCTCGCTCAGTTATTTCTTTCCCATGTTCGGCAAAGGG
Coding sequences within:
- a CDS encoding ABC transporter permease; translated protein: MRQSLSGTAILLISSIVGVLAWGVILIFSPDGWPAIIEAAPKWLGVWFGSVTVGLIVTVLNLAVALPAAKVLSRVEWKGKPTIPAYFLFVIVLLAFALTMLGTYKGPVDLVLMVFIPTIPISIFILTYAYQSIGKEMVEQASTLGASPIQVFWTITLPLLRPVIEVVSLLVFFTAVGQSLLIWWLEGGRALGIPVLFHGLHRKIATVCLFLFVASGTAAIIWMWWRERQHNSKRSQGEGCG
- a CDS encoding ABC transporter ATP-binding protein; its protein translation is MLRLEKWTASQNRKTVLKDIQLSVHQGEILALLGPAGAGKTILLKTIAGLHPNQRGRIWLNGMDITAQSAHRRNVVMVFREALLFPHMTVAENVDYGLRFRKLPPDERKNMVHNALAWFGMAEMSNRMPSELTTDQQRRVSLARALVLQPDLLLLDEPMSDLEPWLRQDLRILLKELLYKLGMTVIYSTRDREEAVRLADRIAILHQGRILQEGTARQLVDKPVAPDVAKWMGSAVLIRGVWRKRVWETDVGSFPVAMFPRSFPEGTIVSGAIYPRDLQAAGWSQPIGERTLRLEGKWVLSADTGREYLHHIQLDNGVKVSISSRRPLERTESGRVALLVEADCIPLFADEKHLL
- a CDS encoding tetratricopeptide repeat protein, encoding MGEKQMIPLFDGVGHPVWLDREEFRKEVIPEHLNAEWNHPEELYTFVVQIFRDGFVEEADRGADRLLELYNRAEGVLLLKSLILLRKGEDEEAETLLRECMKKYPDRGLAHTYMARIYDKRGDRERVIESLRRGLELEPNQETALLWWVDLMIEEGGKSKAMDELKPFVEKEGAWWPKLIAGRLHLEEADTSAAVHFFSNVLEWFRSERDEQTPPSFDEEVALMTIVTILSKHGCKNELIKLCDQYWRAEYSTPFAVLDYAQALVEAGRVREAVDRLQQAFNFVLPEYVHLVERKLVELNQKFSLKT
- a CDS encoding MerR family transcriptional regulator codes for the protein MAWLKIEDVARKTGLTKRAIRYYEEIGLFQPSQRSGSGYRLYTDEDVQELKRVVDIKEVLGFSLQEIQQFLELGKRIEAYRREYSQATDPTMKRQDIKEMREALEQQLEMVEAKMKKMVAFQQEVRNMLTQLQQIEESNGEGG
- a CDS encoding MFS transporter; the protein is MGSTIHDEHERRAKRGILTTCLAALFGFMGIGVVDPILPIISKQIGATHWQVEMLFTSYILMMSIIMIPSGILAARWGSKRILVSGLFLVAVFASACAMSSTIGQLMAFRAGWGMGNAMFFATSMSILIGMAANLDQAMGYYEAALGMGMSCGPLLGGLLGQFGWRYPFMATSVLMLLAFVLTLLLVQEPAGQKIRSAGFGDFVSALTYRPFLLVGVAAMLYYYAFFTVLAYSPLLLKLDAISLGLIFFGWGVGLGIGSTKWAHGLLHRHSPMWVVRLGAVLMAVVLLLVLMSPNKVITIAVIVLSGFVSGLNNTAYSTLAIETSQAQRSIASGAYNFIRWLGAAVAPVAAGFASTYFPTAPYAIALCCMLVCAGLLMSAKSTQTPVAS
- the mnmA gene encoding tRNA 2-thiouridine(34) synthase MnmA, which codes for MSKKTRVVVGLSGGVDSSVSALLLKQQGYDVIGLFMKNWDDTDEFGNCTATEDFEDVRRVCAQIGIPYYSVNFEKEYRDKVFAYFLDEYRKGRTPNPDVMCNKEIKFGEFMEKALQLGADYIATGHYAQIRRTNGEIQLLRGADPNKDQTYFLYMVGKEQLARTLFPIGHLTKPEVRRIAEEAGLATAKKKDSTGICFIGERDFKEFLSHYLPAQPGEMRTLDGEYKGRHDGLMYYTLGQRHGLGIGGSGTGEPWFVVGKDLENNILYVAQGHDHPALYSDYLIATDVHWISGEAPKDSFRCTAKFRYRQPDQEVVVHPREDGTILVKFARPQRAVTPGQSVVLYDGEVCLGGGIIDTTHKKEAS